In Haladaptatus cibarius D43, the sequence AACGCCGTACCTCTACGAAGAGGAGTTCAACTTCGACGACGGCAAGGCTCGGTTCGTTCCCGCCGACTACGCCGGGCCAGTGGAACTCCCGGACGAGGAGTATCCGCTGATGCTCACCTCCGGGCGCGTGCTCTACCACTGGCACACCGGAACCATGACCCGCCGGGTGAACGTGCTGATGGACCACGTGCCGGAGAGTTTCGTCACGGTTCACCCGAAAATGGCCGACCAACTCGGCGTGGAAGATGGCGAATACGTCCGCGTTACCTCCCGTCGGGGCGACATCGTGACGAAGGCGAACGTCGAGGAAACCTCAGACCCCGGCGTCGTCTTCATCCCGATGCACTTCGCACACGGGGCCATCAACGAACTCACCCAGCACGAACTCGACCCGACGTCGTATATTCCGGAATACAAGGTGACGAGCGTCAGAATCCAGCCACTCGGCCCAGACCCGGACGAGGAACCACTGCCGGTCGAACCGCCGACCGGCAAAGTGGAAGGAAGGCCGGAAGAACAGACGACGGGCGACGACTAACCACCGTTTTCTTCCGAGCGGCGTTTCATCCCAATCGGCGTCTGCTGGTCAACCACGTTGTCTAGTTCGAGTCGGGAGAGCAGTGCTTGGGTCGGACGACCCTGTTCGTCCCACTCGCGGCGTTCGTAGTAGGCCGACAACAGGCGGGCGAACGACTCGTCTTCGAGTCGTTCGCCGTCGCGGTCGTCTCCACTAACCGGTTTCTGGAGCGCCACCGGAAGCAAATCGTCTTCCCGTGAAAATCCCTCCCTGACGTTGAACAACCGCGTCATCGTCCACACGCGCTCGCCAATTCGAAGGAGTTCCTCGCGGGAACGTCCGAAGCCGATTTCGTGAAGCCATTCGTTTCCGCCGTCTTCTGCCTCCGTACCGTTCTTCCACAGCGCCTCACCAGCGAAGTCGTCCACGACCAGACACCAGAGGAACGACCGGAGATTCTGCTCCGCGATGACCGCCTCTGCGCGGCGCTCATCGCTCCACTCCTCTGCGGCGAACACCTCTTCGAGAACCGGACGCGCCCGTCGGTGGCACGCGCCGCGGTCGCTGGTCGCGTAGGCGAGCGCCATCGACGGCGAACGCCGCGGGTCGTAGGTCGGCAAGTCCATTCCCTTGACGGTCGGAATGAGTTCCTCGCCGCCGCACTGGGCCGTCGCCGCGTCGATTCCATCCGCGAGAGTGTCACCCAACGGTGACGAACGAGCGGCGATTTCTTCCAACAGGGCGCGCGCGGGTTCGTCGTCGCTGAACTCGATGTCTCGTTCTATCAACCCTTTTTCCGCGGCGCGCATCGTCCACGCCACTGCGTTTCCCGCGCTGATGAGGTCGAGACCGAGGCTGTCGCAGAGAGCGCCCAGAACGGCAACCGCATCGAAATCGTCGATGCCCAGTCCCGCACCGAGCGAGATGCTGGTCGCGCCGCGCGGAACCGTTTCGCCCTCCTCGCTCTCGATTCGGAAGCCACCCGAAACGTCTTCTCCCGGGCGTTCGCGTCCGATTGCCGATTCCCGAATCGACTCGATTCCGAGGTCGTCCGCTCCCTCGAAGGAACTCTCTTGCCACCCTTTCGTCGGCAGAACACCGACCTCGTTTGCGAAGTCTATCGTTTCCACAGTCTCGCTCGCCGCCTGCCACTTTCCGATGTCGGTCGAACGATAGTCGTGGTCTTCAGTTCCGCCCGTTTCCTCCCCGAATTCCGACCACTCGGAGACGACCGCTTTGAGGTTTTTTGACCCCATCACCGCACCAGAACCGCCACGGGCCGCGTGATGGTCGCCGCCGTCGGACGCGATGGTCGCGTATCGGACGAGTCGTTCACCGGCAGGGCCGATACAGGAAGTCGGCGAATCGAAGTTTTCACACGTTTCAGGAACCGTCTTTCCCCACAGCTCGCCCGCGGATTCTATCGTTGCGTCACCGTCCGCGATTCGAATCGTAACCGGGTCGGAAGCGGAACCGGTGACCAGCAGTCCGAGATGGTTCGAGAGTGCACCCGCGAGCGATTCCGGGAACGTCCCCCCAGTGTACGAATCGAGGAAGGTGCCAGTCAGCGGCGATTTCGTGACGACCGAATACCGCGACTCGCCGGGGATTCTCCCGGTCAGTGGGCCGCACATGAACAACAGGGCGTTTTCGGGAGCCAGCGGGTCTGTTCCGGGAGCGAGTTCGTCGTAGAGATAGCGCGCCGAGAGTCCCTTTCCGCCGATGAATCGCCGAAGCCACGATTCGGGGATTTGCTCACTCTCGACGGTTCGAGCGGAAAGGTCGATACGGAGCAATTTGTCGGCGAACGCCATTCATCTAGAATCGAGGAACCGGGCGGCAAAAACAGTCGCGGCCACAGGCACTTACCGACGCACGTCGTAGCGCCGAACGATGCCAGCAGGAGTCATCCTCGCGGGCGGTCGTTCGACCCGATTCGGTGAGCAAGACAAAGCGGTCGCCGACCTCGCTGGCGTGCCGATGCTCAGACGGGTCGCCGACCGAATCGAGGGCGTCGTGGACGAACTCGTGGTCAACTGCCGGAGAGGCCAGCGCGATGCCATCGAAACGGCGATGCTCGACTATCCGCATCCGACGACGTTCGCTATCGACCCAGACCCCGACCAAGGGCCGATGGCAGGCATTCGAACCGGACTCGCGGCCTGCGACGACGAATACGCCTTCGTCGTCGCCTGCGACATGCCCTTCGTCGATTCGGAACTCGTGAACTTCCTTTTCCAGAGAGCCGAGGGCCACGAGGCCGCGGTACCACGACTCGGTGACGGCTGGTTTCAGACGACTCACGCGGTGTACGAACCAAAGCCGATGGTCGAAGCCTGCGATGCGGCACTCCGAGAAGAGAAGCGAAAAATCATCGAACCGCTGTTCGACCTCGATTACGTCGTTGTCGAGGAAGAAGCGTTGCAAAAGCGCGGTTCCCTCAAGTCGTTCGAAAACGTCAACACGAAAGCGGAGTTCGAAGCCGCAACCAAGCGATTTCAACCCTGAATTTTATACCGGAAACCGCGGCCATCGACGCCATGCGCTGACGTTCACCGTGGAGCGACCCGCGGGAGTACGACACATCGCTTCACGAACTTCTTGCTCGTCGTTCGTGTCGTCTGTTCGCCCTGCTAACAGTGAATCGGCTACTTCACGGCTGCAACGACCGGGTTCTGCGCCGTCATCTGCGTGAGAACGACACGGGGAACGTCCGCCTCCGCTAGTACTATCTCTGCGATTTCTCTCCCGATTGTCTCCAATCCATCGTCGTCCACCATGTTCACGGCGGGAATTACAGTCGCATCGCCGGGAATGTCCTTCATGCCGCCACGTGTGCTCGCTAGCACAGTGGCTACGTCGGGCGCGCGGATTTCTTCTCCAATCCGTCGGTCAGTTAGCTCTGCGACTCTTTCTGGGCGGTGGACGAACTTCTCCGTGAGTGGTTTCCCGACCGCACGAGCACTCGCTATCGGAACCACGATATCCGCGTTCGCCGGAAGCTGTGGCTCTCGTTCATTCGGTGCCTTCAACAACCGAGTGCGGGCACCGTCGGCTTTCACGAGAATCGAGTCGGCATCACAGCCTTTGAGCGATGCTACCGTTTCTGGGTCGTAACCGCGATAGCGGTCTGGTCGCTCCTGTTCCGGTACGAGGCCGACGGACCACTCCGAAACTGATTCGAGTGCCTTTCGAGGTGAATCGGTGACGAGCACACTGTTGACGTGTTCGTCAAAAATCGGGATACGAACCGTCGCCGTCACGACTGCTCGGTCGAGATGGTCTGCCAGTGCGTACAGCGTCGATTTCTTCCCGCCCGCTCCGACGACACAGAGCATGCTCGATTCGACGGAGAGAGCCGCCACGAGATTCATGCGTCGACTTCGCCGAATAGCTATTTCGTCCTACTGGCCATCGGAATCGAATATTCATCATCGAGTGCGAAAAGCGGAATCAAAACGAGGAGGAAGAATCCGAGAACGTACCCCACCAGCGAGAGCCCATCCGGAAGATGCTCGGCCTGCGCGATGGCCAAATAGCCGAACACGATGACAGTTATCTCCGGATGCGGAGGGATGTCTGTAGAGACCACGGTAAAAAATCCGATGATACCATTCACCAATAAACTTCCGCTGGATTACGTATCTTCTTATAACTCGTGTGATATTCAGAAACGAGAGACGAAAGACGGTTAGGCGAACATCTGCGAGAACAACGAGCGTTCGGCGCGGTGAATCCGTTCCAAGAATGCCGATTTGCTGATACCGAGGTTTTCGGCAACATCACTCGCGGTGGTTTTGCGGGGAACGCCGAAATAGCCCATTTCCGAGGCTGTTCGCAGCGCACGTTCCTGCGCTGGCGTTACGTCCCACTGTTGGGCGACGACGTGTTCGTCCTCGGAACCGAGTTGGTGGATGCGCTGCAACTGCATTCCGACCGTTTCTCCTGCCGCTTCGAGGACACCTTGGAGTACATCGTGGCCCACGACCGCACCCGTAAATGTGGCACTGCCGTCACGATAGCGAAGCGATTCCGCCATGAACCCCACGTTAGTGAGTTCGTGAACGACGCAGGGATGTTTCGAGAGACATCTGAAGTTCTGTCTGCCGTCGGTCGTAGAGACGTGAAGATACCGAATACGGTTGTCTGCATCGAGAAAGTCGGTAAGACCTTCGCTTTCCTTTGGTGTGCTAAATCGCAAGAGGGCATAGCCATCGTCTCTGTGCTGTGGAGGTTGGCAGTCGATATGGACGCCAGTCGTTTGCGATGCCTCTGCGAGTGGGCAGTCGTCTCCCGTGACCACGAACTCGACGACGAGACACTCGTCTATCATTGCGGAATCGTATGAACCGCTAGTATTTAAACCCAGTCTATGAACGGGTGAAATGGTATGGGTCGGGCCATATAAGATACGAGTATGGATTTAGACACCGTCAAAGAGCGGGCGGGCCCCCGGCAGTTCAGTCCGAAAGACGACATGCCGGAGGAGTACCGCAAAGCCGCAACTCGCATGATTCAGTTCCACGCGAACTCCGAAATCATGGGTGCGTACCTCGAACGACCGTTCATTCGGCAGGCACCGAGCCTCGACCGAAAGCTGGCGTGCAGTGCGAAGGTGCAGGACGAAATCGGCCACGGCCAACTGCTCTACCGCGCCGCGGAATCGCTCGGCATCAAAACCCGCGAACAGATGCTTGACGAGTTGGCGAACGGAGAGGGCAAGTTCCTCAACTGCTTCCACTACAAGATGGAAAAGTGGTGGGAAACGCCGATGATTGCCTTTTTCGTTGACGGTGCCGCGATGCGCCGACAGGCGACCCTGAAACGCACGAGTTGGGAACCCTACGCCCACGCGATGGACAAGGTGTGTTTCGAGGAAGGATTCCACGTTAAACACGGCGAGGACATCATGCGCGAACTCGCAATGGGGTCGAAAAAGGAACAGGAGCTCATGCAGGACGCCTTCGAAGAATGGTGGCCGCGCATCATCCAGTTCTTCGGCCCGACCAACGACAAGAGTACCCACCACGACTTCTCCGCCGACGTCGGCCTGAAGACGATGTCGAACGACGACCTCCGAAACGCGTTCCTCAACGCCTACATTCCGAAGGCGAAAAAGTACGGATTGGAGATTCCGGACGAGCCTCGAATCGAGTACGACGAGGAGACGAGCACCTACAAGGTGCGCGAAGACGACCTCGATTGGGACGAGTTCTTCCAAATCGCCAAGAACAGCTACGAACCCGGCGTCGGCCAGATTAACGGCCGTAAGAACGCACAGGACGCAGTCGAATGGGTGCGTGACGTGATGGACGACTGGGAAACGGGCAACTCAAACACCCCGGTGGCGGCCGATTAACATGATTTGGGAAGTGTTCCGACAAGACGAAGCAGGCAAGTACCACACCCACTGCGGAAACGTCCACGCGCCCGACCGCGACATGGCGCTCATGTTCGCCCAGATTCAGCACGGGCGGCGCAAGCCGACCAACAGCATCTGGGTCGTTCCGAAGGACGAGATTGCCGAGGTTGACGCCGACGACACCGCGTTCGGTGGCACGACGGACAAATCCTACCGCTGGGTGATGGCGTACAACCGCATCGACTCCAGTTTCGCCGAGGAAATCGCGGATTCCGAGGCAGAACAGGAGAAAGCCGACCGCGAGCGAGGGAAGGCATAATGTCGGCACAACTTGCCGGGCCGGATGACCTGAGCGGCGAGGAGCAGGCCGCAGTCGAATCCCTGCTTTACCGCCTCGCGGACGACGAACTCGTCCTCGCGGAGCGTTACACCGAATGGCAGGTTCGCGCGCCGACGCTCGAATCCGACCTCGCCATCTCGAACATCGCACAGGACGAACTCGGGCACGCCCGCCTCTGGTACGACCTGCTACAGGACTTCGGCTACAGCGAATCCGAACTCATCTTCGAGCGCGATCCGAGCGACTTCCGGCACGCGACGTTCGTGGAACTGCCGTTCGAATCGGGCGACTGGGCCGACGCCATCGTTCGTGGTTACTTCTACGACGTGGCCGAAAAACTGCGCCTCGAAGCCCTCGAAGACACGTCCTATCCGCGAATCGCGGACAGAGTTGCAAAAATCCTCTCCGAGGAGAATTACCACCTCGAACACGCCCAGAACTGGCTCGAACGACTGACGAGCGACGACGAAGGAACGAAGCGCGTGCAGTCGGCGGTTGACCGACTGTTCCCCTACGCGCTGACGCTGTTCGAAGACGGCGATGCGAGTTCGGAAATCGACGATTTAGGCATTCGAACAGAATCGCTCGACTCGATGCGCGAACAGTGGCTCGACACCGTCGTCCCGTTCCTCGCATCATTGGGCGTGGAGGTTCCGGAGGAAATCGAGGACGGCAATCCGGACGAACTACTTCCCGAGCATCTCGGACGCGACGGAAGTCACACCGACGACTGGGCAGAGCTACACAACGACATGACGCGGTCGTACCGAGAACTCGGACGAAGCGAAGCCCACCGCATCATGGCAGACCCCGACGATGAAGAATAACTGGTCAAAATGACCATCGAATAACACCATGAGCAACGAACCACAAGCATACGAAACGGACTCCGAAAAGTACGACATCGAGTCGGAACCCACCGCGTGCGCCTACACCGACTACTCGGAGAGCGGGCAGTCTCCGGAGGAGCTGCCTGCGACGGGTGAGGGAGCCACCGGACTCGAAAAGCGAGTTTGGGACGCCCTCTACGATATCGAAGACCCGGAGATGCCAATCAGCATCGTTGATTTGGGACTGATTTACGGCGTACAAATGGAGGGAGATTCGGCGACGGTCATCATGACCCTCACCTACACCGGATGCCCGGCGCGGAAGATGCTGACCGAGGAAATCGAGGAAGCGGTCGCCGACGTTGACGGTGTTGAAGATGCCGACCTCGAACTCGTCTGGAATCCGCCGTGGTCCATCGAGATGGTCACAGAACAGGGCAAAAACGACCTGCGCGACTTTGGCCTAAGCATATGAGACGACTCGACCCCAGCGTGACGACGAGCGGGGAAGACAAAGGCGCGGAGTGTCCCTACTGCGGTTCGACGGACACCTACCGCGAGCATCCGAAAGGGCCGTCGCTCTGCCGGTCGATGCACTTTTGCGACGGCTGTGAACAGCCGTTCGAGAAGTTCGAGTAAGGAGTGTCGTATTCGGATTTGTTTTTCAGCAAAGACAGACGGCAGACAGCGGTCGCTATCCGGTTGCAGTGTTCGGGAAAGGAAGATGATGGCGCCGCAACTATCGCTACGAACCACTTTGTTATAGTTCTTTTGTAAGTGAATTAAATATGATGGTAAGCTATGCCGTATCGTGGTTAGTGACGTGCTGAACAATTCGGGCCATCACGTTCTTTATTCGGAACGGTGTAGGGCCCACGCATGTCCGCAGACAGACCGACGCGAGAGGAACTACGCAGAGGAATGTCCGTCGAAATCGAGCAGACGAACGCCGAGAACGCGGACGAGGCCGGCCCGATTCAGGGGAACATTGCGAAAATTCTCTCCGACGAACACACCGAACCCGGCGGCGTCAAAGTCGAACTGGAATCGGGAATCACCGGGCGAGTGAAAAGCGTCGTGCCGGAGTAGCTACCGCGATTTAGATTTAGATTCGGATTCGAGGTCAAGTAGTCGTTTTTTGAGCGTCAATCGGTCGCCTTTGCCGCCGGAGTAGCCGCCCAGTCCGTCCGCCGCGACGATGCGATGGCAGGGGATGACGACAGGAACAGGATTTCTCCCGCACGCCTGTCCGACGGCGATTGCGGCGGTGTCCAGTGTTTCTGCGATGTCGCCGTAGGTTCGTGTCTCGCCACGCGGAATTTCGGCCATTGCAGCCATGACCTGTCCTGTGAACGAGTCGGGAAACTCGACTTTGAGGTCGAACTCCTTGCGGTTGCCTTGTTCGTACTCCGCTATCTGTGCTCGGATTTCATCGGGGGATGCCGAAACGAGCGACTCGTCGATTTCGACCTGCCAATCCCACATTTTGGTTTGCATCATTGATTCGTCTGTTTCGTCTGGGTTTTCAGTCTCGTTTCCGCAGAATCGTCATCGGGCGATGAAGCGTTCCCGGTTCGCACTCCGCGACTGGTTTCGAGAGGTCGAAACTGTCGAACCAGCCGACGTGCTCGAAATCGCTCTCTTCGGCGATCATGCGAAACTCTTGGGGTGCGAAGGTCTTAATTTCGTACGCCTCGCGGAATCGGCGCATCTGTTCGCCGTCCGTCACCTTCGTCGTAATCGTCTGGCGAACCAACTGCTCCGCGACGTTGGTCGGTTCTTGTTCGATACAGAACTCGACAGTCGTATCGCCGCACGTCGTCTCCCACTCATGCTGTGACGCTGTTCCGCCGGGGAAGTCGATTGCGCCATCGATGCAGTAGAGCGACCCCGGAGTGAGGGCGTCCGCGACCGAATCGAGGTGCGACCGAAGCGCGTCATTGGAGTCCAGATACAGCGACCCGAGGGCGCAGAAAGCGAAATCGACGCGCTCGGGAAGGTAGAAGTCAGCCATATTCCGCCGGAGGAACGTTGCTTCGATGTCGTTGTCCTGAGCCTTTTCGATGGAGTGCGAAACCATCTCCCCGGAGTTGTCGAGTCCTGTAAAATCGTAGCCCCGAGCGTCGAGTTCTAAGAGATAGGGTGACGGGCCGCAGGCGACTTCGAGCACGGAGCTCGTGTTCGAGAGTCCGTTTCCAAAGCGGTCGATACAGCTTTCGAAGAAGTCTACCTCAGCAGATACGTCGCGGAAATCGAAGGCGATTTCGTAGTAGTCAGGATGGGCGTAGAGACCGGCCATAGGTGCCAACTCTGGGGATGGGTCTTAACGACTGTCATCGCGGTCAGAATGGTTGGATGAGGGGTTTTGTGGTATTTGTTTTTGGAGTCGTGTGGTTCGTATTGGTTCCGGGCGGATTAGATTGTGCTATGAATCGTTCAACGGATTTCGTTTCTGGTTGGTCGATTCGATAGTTCGTTTGTTACTGTGTCGCTAGGGAATCGCGACTACAATGAAACCGCCTCCGCACCGCAACCGCAGTTTCCCCACTCCTCACCGCCAGCGCGGGGTTGCACTCATGACTCACTACGTTCGGCACTCGTGCGAACGCGCTGGCGCACCCTTTCGGCTGAGTGGTCAAGTGACGTGGCGCGCGCTGACGAAACTTCGAGGAGTTCACCTCCGAGAAGCCGAGACAAAGCCGCGCGAGGGGCGACTGAGCGAACGAAGTGAGTGAAGGAGTCGGTTGGGGGGTGTGGTATCGCGGTGCAGTGGCGGTTATTTGGAGTCGTGATTTACAGACAGCATTCTAGCGAAAACTCGGGCTATGTAACAAAATCGAAGCAATACAGAGCGAAGAAATAACGAAACAAAGCATCTGCTGGAGAGCGATTCAGTCCACAAATCAGTAACCACCATACCACTTCCCAGAATCTCACCGAGCAATGCGTAAACGTAGGTTTAAACGAGAAGCCGAACAACCCACGACCATGACCGAATCAGACGCCGACGGGTGGTTCGCAGGCGTCTCGCCGGACGACACGGACGCGGGCGCGCGAGCAATCCGCGAGGGGAGCGCGGACGCTCCGGCGGATTGGCCCGGCGAAGCCATCGAATCCGACTTTGCGGAGGACGAATCGGACTACTACGCCAAACTCAGGTCGGCCAGCATCCGAGCGACCCGCGAGGCCGTCACGGAGCGCGAACGGGCGGACGACCAGCAACTCGTTCACGCGGTTCGCGCGATGAACGACTGCGAATCCGAGGCGAACGAACTCGCCGAACGAGTCGCCGAGTGGGCCGGAACGCTGTACCCCGATGCGGGCACGGGT encodes:
- the paaD gene encoding 1,2-phenylacetyl-CoA epoxidase subunit PaaD yields the protein MSNEPQAYETDSEKYDIESEPTACAYTDYSESGQSPEELPATGEGATGLEKRVWDALYDIEDPEMPISIVDLGLIYGVQMEGDSATVIMTLTYTGCPARKMLTEEIEEAVADVDGVEDADLELVWNPPWSIEMVTEQGKNDLRDFGLSI
- a CDS encoding helix-turn-helix domain-containing protein, whose amino-acid sequence is MIDECLVVEFVVTGDDCPLAEASQTTGVHIDCQPPQHRDDGYALLRFSTPKESEGLTDFLDADNRIRYLHVSTTDGRQNFRCLSKHPCVVHELTNVGFMAESLRYRDGSATFTGAVVGHDVLQGVLEAAGETVGMQLQRIHQLGSEDEHVVAQQWDVTPAQERALRTASEMGYFGVPRKTTASDVAENLGISKSAFLERIHRAERSLFSQMFA
- the yqeC gene encoding selenium cofactor biosynthesis protein YqeC, giving the protein MNLVAALSVESSMLCVVGAGGKKSTLYALADHLDRAVVTATVRIPIFDEHVNSVLVTDSPRKALESVSEWSVGLVPEQERPDRYRGYDPETVASLKGCDADSILVKADGARTRLLKAPNEREPQLPANADIVVPIASARAVGKPLTEKFVHRPERVAELTDRRIGEEIRAPDVATVLASTRGGMKDIPGDATVIPAVNMVDDDGLETIGREIAEIVLAEADVPRVVLTQMTAQNPVVAAVK
- a CDS encoding DUF2196 domain-containing protein, with amino-acid sequence MSADRPTREELRRGMSVEIEQTNAENADEAGPIQGNIAKILSDEHTEPGGVKVELESGITGRVKSVVPE
- the paaE gene encoding 1,2-phenylacetyl-CoA epoxidase subunit PaaE codes for the protein MRRLDPSVTTSGEDKGAECPYCGSTDTYREHPKGPSLCRSMHFCDGCEQPFEKFE
- a CDS encoding methyltransferase domain-containing protein, yielding MAGLYAHPDYYEIAFDFRDVSAEVDFFESCIDRFGNGLSNTSSVLEVACGPSPYLLELDARGYDFTGLDNSGEMVSHSIEKAQDNDIEATFLRRNMADFYLPERVDFAFCALGSLYLDSNDALRSHLDSVADALTPGSLYCIDGAIDFPGGTASQHEWETTCGDTTVEFCIEQEPTNVAEQLVRQTITTKVTDGEQMRRFREAYEIKTFAPQEFRMIAEESDFEHVGWFDSFDLSKPVAECEPGTLHRPMTILRKRD
- a CDS encoding aldehyde ferredoxin oxidoreductase family protein — protein: MAFADKLLRIDLSARTVESEQIPESWLRRFIGGKGLSARYLYDELAPGTDPLAPENALLFMCGPLTGRIPGESRYSVVTKSPLTGTFLDSYTGGTFPESLAGALSNHLGLLVTGSASDPVTIRIADGDATIESAGELWGKTVPETCENFDSPTSCIGPAGERLVRYATIASDGGDHHAARGGSGAVMGSKNLKAVVSEWSEFGEETGGTEDHDYRSTDIGKWQAASETVETIDFANEVGVLPTKGWQESSFEGADDLGIESIRESAIGRERPGEDVSGGFRIESEEGETVPRGATSISLGAGLGIDDFDAVAVLGALCDSLGLDLISAGNAVAWTMRAAEKGLIERDIEFSDDEPARALLEEIAARSSPLGDTLADGIDAATAQCGGEELIPTVKGMDLPTYDPRRSPSMALAYATSDRGACHRRARPVLEEVFAAEEWSDERRAEAVIAEQNLRSFLWCLVVDDFAGEALWKNGTEAEDGGNEWLHEIGFGRSREELLRIGERVWTMTRLFNVREGFSREDDLLPVALQKPVSGDDRDGERLEDESFARLLSAYYERREWDEQGRPTQALLSRLELDNVVDQQTPIGMKRRSEENGG
- the paaB gene encoding 1,2-phenylacetyl-CoA epoxidase subunit PaaB codes for the protein MIWEVFRQDEAGKYHTHCGNVHAPDRDMALMFAQIQHGRRKPTNSIWVVPKDEIAEVDADDTAFGGTTDKSYRWVMAYNRIDSSFAEEIADSEAEQEKADRERGKA
- the paaA gene encoding 1,2-phenylacetyl-CoA epoxidase subunit PaaA, which codes for MDLDTVKERAGPRQFSPKDDMPEEYRKAATRMIQFHANSEIMGAYLERPFIRQAPSLDRKLACSAKVQDEIGHGQLLYRAAESLGIKTREQMLDELANGEGKFLNCFHYKMEKWWETPMIAFFVDGAAMRRQATLKRTSWEPYAHAMDKVCFEEGFHVKHGEDIMRELAMGSKKEQELMQDAFEEWWPRIIQFFGPTNDKSTHHDFSADVGLKTMSNDDLRNAFLNAYIPKAKKYGLEIPDEPRIEYDEETSTYKVREDDLDWDEFFQIAKNSYEPGVGQINGRKNAQDAVEWVRDVMDDWETGNSNTPVAAD
- the paaC gene encoding 1,2-phenylacetyl-CoA epoxidase subunit PaaC, which codes for MSAQLAGPDDLSGEEQAAVESLLYRLADDELVLAERYTEWQVRAPTLESDLAISNIAQDELGHARLWYDLLQDFGYSESELIFERDPSDFRHATFVELPFESGDWADAIVRGYFYDVAEKLRLEALEDTSYPRIADRVAKILSEENYHLEHAQNWLERLTSDDEGTKRVQSAVDRLFPYALTLFEDGDASSEIDDLGIRTESLDSMREQWLDTVVPFLASLGVEVPEEIEDGNPDELLPEHLGRDGSHTDDWAELHNDMTRSYRELGRSEAHRIMADPDDEE
- the mobA gene encoding molybdenum cofactor guanylyltransferase, whose product is MPAGVILAGGRSTRFGEQDKAVADLAGVPMLRRVADRIEGVVDELVVNCRRGQRDAIETAMLDYPHPTTFAIDPDPDQGPMAGIRTGLAACDDEYAFVVACDMPFVDSELVNFLFQRAEGHEAAVPRLGDGWFQTTHAVYEPKPMVEACDAALREEKRKIIEPLFDLDYVVVEEEALQKRGSLKSFENVNTKAEFEAATKRFQP
- a CDS encoding methylated-DNA--[protein]-cysteine S-methyltransferase, encoding MQTKMWDWQVEIDESLVSASPDEIRAQIAEYEQGNRKEFDLKVEFPDSFTGQVMAAMAEIPRGETRTYGDIAETLDTAAIAVGQACGRNPVPVVIPCHRIVAADGLGGYSGGKGDRLTLKKRLLDLESESKSKSR